The following nucleotide sequence is from Nitrospira sp..
TTTGATTGATCCTGCCGTTTTGCGTGCAGGTCGGTTGGATGTCAAGGTCAAGGTCGGTCGCCCGGATGCCGCCGCCGCACGTGACATTTTTTCGAAATATGTCACCACCGACCTGCCGTTTGCCGAAGCCGATTTGAATCGTCATGGAGGTGATGCCACGGCGCTGGTCGAGTCGCTGATGAACACGACCGTCGATGCGATGTATGCCACCTCCGATGAAAACAAGTTCATCGAAGTGACGTACCAGAACGGCGAAAAGGAAGTGTTGTACTTCAAAGATTTCGCGAGCGGTGCCCTGATCGAGGGCATCGTGTCTCGAGCCAAGAAATACGCTGTGAAGCGAGCCATTGCGCAGGAAGGCGATGGCCTGCGGGCCGAGGATCTCGTGCGCGCCATCCGTGAAGAATTCAAGGAGCACGAAGACCTGCCCAATACCACCAATCCGGACGATTGGGCGAAGGTCGCCGGGAAGAAGGGCGAGAAGATCGTTCATCTCCGAACGATCAGCGGCGGGCCGGCCGAGTCTCGCCAGATTGAGACGGTCAGTACCGGTCATTACCTCTAGCGTGCTCAAGACGAGTTCATGAACGACACCCAGTCACACACCATGCCCCGTGTCCTCGGCACGGAGACGGAATTCGGTATTGCCAGCCGCGATCCAAACGCGGCCGACCCTGTCGCCAACTCGATCCACCTCATCGGGCACTATCCGAACCTGCCGGCTCCCCAGGCCGTCTGGGACTATGAAAATGAAAATCCGCTCCTGGATGCGCGGGGTTTCGAAGTCGACGGCGAACGGGAGCGTCCGGGGCCGGATTACAATCGGCAACTCAACAAGGTGTTGGCCAACGGCGGACGGCTCTATGTCGACGGGGCCCACCCCGAATACTCCACGCCGGAATGTACGAACGCTCGGGAGGTGGTGGCGTTCGAGCGGATCGGGGAGCAGATCGTGGCACAGGCACTGGCGGACATCACGAAGGTGCGCGGACGTGAACAGTTCGTACTGTACAAGAACAATTCCGACGGCAAGGGAAACAGCTACGGGTACCACGAGAATTATTTGGTCTCCCGTGCGGTGCCTTTCGAGCGGATTACACAGGTCCTTACGCCGTTCTTCGTCACTCGTATCATCTTTGCGGGCGCGGGCAAGGTGGGGGCAGAGAATCAGACCAGCCCTGTGGAGTATCAGATCTCTCAACGGGCGGACTTCTTCGAAACCCTTGTCGACCTCAACACGATGGTACGGCGGCCGATCATCAACACGCGGGACGAGCCGCATTCCGATCCGGCGAAGTATCGTCGCCTCCACGTGATTGTCGGCGATGCCAACATGGCCGAAGTGTCGACCTATCTGAAAGTCGGTACCCTGTCGATCGTCTTGGACCTGCTGGAAGCCGGCGCTGAGCTTCCCCATATCACGCTCACCGATCCGGTCGGAGCCATCAAACAGGTGTCTCGTGATGTGCAACTCAAGGGGTCGCTGCGGCTCGCGGACGGGACTGCGACCACCGCCATTGCCGTCCAACGGGCCTATCTGCAGGCAGCCCAGCATTTTTATGCCTGCCATGAACTCCCGCAGGTGACCAAAGATGTGCTGGTGCGCTGGGAGGATGTGCTCGATCGATTGGAACGGGATCCTCGGCTCTTAGTTCGGGAATTGGATTGGGTCGCGAAGCGGTATCTCATCGAATCCTACATGGACCGCAAGGCTTGCGGGTGGGACGATCCGCGTGTGCGTCTGATGGATCTGCAGTATCACGATGTCCGGTCCGACCGTGGCCTGTATTACACATTGGAGCGCAGCCATAGGATCGAGCGCGTCGTGTTGGACCATGAAATCGCACGAGCGGAGTTCACCCCGCCGAGCGGCACGCGCGCGTACTTCCGAGGGCAGTGCGTCAAGAAGTATGCTGCCGCCATCTACGGGGCGAGTTGGACGTCGGTGCTGTTCGATATCGGGCAGAATAAGATCAAACGCATCCCGTTGATGGAACCATTGCGCGGCACCGAGTCGCTCACAGGCGAATTGCTCGCCCAAGCGGAGACCGCGGCGGCCCTGTTGTCAAAACTATCTCATTGATCTCGACGCTTGTATGACCTACGGTCCATTTCTTTCACAGCACGAAGGGTCCAGTTTTTTTGACTTGCTCATCCGTCATTATCCGGAATTAGCACCGGGGATAAAAGGCCTTGGCGGCCAATGCCTTCCTCTGCCCTCCGATCTTTCCAGACCAGGCGGTATCCCCCTACCGCATGGGACGACCGTGCTGGCGCTGAAGTATCGCGACGGAGCTATCATTGCCGGAGACCGCCGGGCGACCGAAGGTTTTCAAATCGCCGACAGGCGGATCGAAAAGGTCTTCCGGATCGACGACTATTCCGCCATGGCTATTGCCGGGGCGGCCGGGCCCTGTATCGAAATGGCAAAGCTGTTCCAGACCGAACTGGAGCATTACGAAAAGCTGGAAGGCGTGCAGTTGTCCTGTGAAGGCAAGGCCAACAAGCTTGGCCAAATGGTGAAGGCCAACCTGCCGATGGTGTTCCAGGGATTGGTCGTGATGCCGTTATACGTGGGGTACGATCTGAAGCGGAAGGAAGGCCGCATCTTCAAGTACGACATCACGGGCGGACGCTATGAAGAATCGGATCACCATTCCATCGGCTCCGGCGGCAAGGATGCGCGAAACACCATGCGGGAACACTATCGTCCCGGTCTGTCTGAGCAAGACGCTCTCAAGGTCGGTCTCTTGGCATTGTATAACGCAGCCGATGAGGATGTGGGTACCGGCGGACCGGACTTTGTGCGAGGGATCTACCCCACGGCCAAGATCGTCAGTGCGGCAGGACTGAGCGACGTGCCGGAGGACCGTGTTCTGGCTATGTACGAAGCGCTGATCGCAGAGCGAAGGAGATCCTGAGCGATGCCGTTGCCGTATTACGTCTCGCCCGAACAAATGATGCAGGACAAGGCGGAGTATGCCAAGAAGGGCATCGCCAAGGGCCGCTCCATCATTGCGCTGGAATATGTCGACGGCATCCTATTGGCCGCGGACAATCCCAGTACGTCGCTCCATAAGGTGTCCGAGGTCTATGATCGCGTTGCCTTTGCCGGGGCAGGCAAGTATAGCGAGTTCGAACATCTGCGGAAGGCAGGCATCCGCCATGCCGACCTCACGGGATACATGTATAGTCGCGAGGATGTCAGCGCCAGGACATTATCCAATGCCTATTCTCAGAGCCTTGGCACCGCCTTCAGCACCGATGTGAAGCCCTTGGAGGTCGAACTCCTTGTCCTTCAAGTGGGTGTGAATGGACAGCCGAATGAGATCTACCGCATTTCATTTGACGGCAGCATCGTCGATGAAAAGCATTTCGCGGTGATCGGCGGACGAGCCGAAGCGGTTCAGCAGTATCTCCGGGAACATGCAACCGCCGAGTTGCCGACGCTCAAGGCCGGCCTCAGCCGGTGCCTGGAGGCGTTGGAACAGGTGGCGAATCAAAAGATCCCCACCGAAAACCTAGAAGTAGCAGTTCTCGACAGGACCCGTGCCGGCCGGAAATTTAAACGCTTGCTCGGCGCCGATATTTCCCAGCTTCTCTCCTAGTCATCCATCCGTTCATGTGTCGTTCCCCTGAGTCGGTACGCTACGCCGTGCTCTACCCGACGCGCCTTTTCTCCCATTTAGACGAGGGCGTCGTGTTGAAGCCTCAGCCCTCAGGGTGTATTCTGATACCATGCCCTGCTGAGGTTTTATCGCGATGCAACAACGTATTTTCGGTTTGGAAAACGAATACGGGCTGATCTTCTCGCCTAATGGCAAGATCTACCTGCCCATGGAAAAGGTGTTGGGCTACATTTTCGAAGGTTTGATTCCGAACAGCTGGCCCTCCAACGCGTTTTTGGTCAATGGAGCACGATTTTACCAGGATACCGGATGTCACCCTGAATATTCGACGCCGGAATGCGACAACATCCTCGACTTGGTGGTTCACGACAAGGCCGGCGAGCGTCTGTTGGAAGCCTGTCTGCCGGCGGCGGAAGAGCGATTGCGGGAAGAAGGGCTTTCCGGGGAAATCTATATTTTCAAGAACAATACGGATTCGTTGGGCAATACCTACGGCTGCCATGAGAATTACCTCATGCGCCGGGATGTGGATTTCTGGAAGGTGACCGAGCAACTGATCCCGTTTTTCGTCACGCGCCAGATTTTCAGCGGTGCCGGCAAAGTGTTGAAGGTCTCCGGTAAGCCGCAGTATTTCATTTCCCAGCGCGCGCAGCATATCCACGAAAAGACATCTTCATCGACGACCTCCTCGCGCAGCATCATCAATACTCGCGATGAACCCCATGCGGATGCGGAAAAGTATCGCCGTCTGCATATCATCGTGGGGGATTCGAACATGTCCGAGTATGCCACCTACCTCAAGGTCGGAACGGCGACGCTCGTGTTATCCATGGTCGAGGCGGGCTTCTCCGTCACGGGCATGGAACTCGAAGATCCCGTCAAAGCGATCCGAGAGATCTCACGGGATCCCACACTCAACAAGAAGGTGAAGCTGGACGACGGACGTCAAATGACCGCGATCGAGATCCAGCGGGTCTATGCCAAGCGCGCGACGGAGTTTCTGGCCTCCCAGGATCATGACCCGGTGTTGGACGACGTGCTGCAAAAATGGATCTCGGTGCTGGATCGGTTGGAAGACGACCCCATGCAGCTGATCCATGAAGTCGATTGGGTCATGAAAAAACATCTGATCCAGTCTTACATCGACAAGAAAGACTGCGGGTGGGATGATCCGCGCGTGTTCTTGTTGGATTTGCAATTTCATGACGTTAAACGCACGCGCGGGCTGTATTATCTGATGGAGAGTCGGGGCATGGCATCGCGCGTGGTTGAGGAGGAAGCCGTCCAGCGTGCCATGTCGGTGCCTCCTCAGACCACCCGCGCAAAGGTTCGCGGCGACTTCATTCGATTTGCCCGTGCGAAGAATCGTTCCTACACCGTGGATTGGACGTATCTGAAGTTGAACGGGTATTGGGAAGAGACGATTCTCTGCATGGACCCCTTCAGTGCGGTCAACCGGCGGGTTGAGGAACTCTTGTCGCAAGTGTCCGGGGCCCGATTGTATCGATGAGGCAGATGGGAAGACGGAGACAGGATACGACCATGTCGCTGCTGGATCGTTTGTTCATCATCACCGTGGTTTTGGTGGCCAGCGTGTTTCCGGTCGAGCTGTTCCCGAACAGCGCACCGGCGCAACGGGGGGCGGACGGGCAATTCAGCGGGAAGCAGGGGCAAGTGATCGTCGTAAGGGTGCCGGGAATTATGGATGCGACGGTCGTCAAGGGCCGGTTCCTGGGGCGCACCATGACGTTATTTCCGGATCCCGGTGCCGCGACCGGTTATGTGGGACTATTGGGCATCGATCTGCAGGATGAGCCGGGGGCACATGAATTGACGATCGATGCACAGATCGGTGAACAGATGCGACACTTGACCTATCAGGTGTTCGTGGCCAAGGAAAAATTCTCGGTGGAGCGATTGACCCTACCGAAAGACAAGGTCGATTTGGACCAGAAGGCAGCCGCACGTTGGAAAGAAGAGCAGGACCAGGTACGGAAGGCGCTGGCGGAAGAGTCGGGGATGCGTCTCTGGCACACGGGCTTCCTCGAACCGGTGCGTGGGAAACGCACCGGCATCTTCGGCAGCGTGCGGATCATGAACGGCCAACCGAGGAATCCCCACAACGGTGAAGACATCGGGGCTCCGTTGGGCACGGACGTGGTGGCCAGCAACGACGGCGTCGTGCGCCTCACCGTGGACCATATTTTTTCCGGAAGGGGTATCTATCTCGACCACGGCCTCGGCCTCTACTCCATGTATTTCCATCTTTCCGATGTGTCGGTGAAGGAAGGGGACTTGATCAAGGCCGGCCAAGTCATCGGCAAGGTCGGTGCGACGGGCCGTGCGACCGGGCCCCATCTCCATTGGGGAATGAAAGTGAACGGGGCCAGGGTCAATCCCTATGCCATGCTCGACCTGCCGTTTCCAAAAAACGCGGCCGCGGCCGCTGTTGTAGTCACTCCACCTTCTTCGCTCGACCGCTCCTCGCCAGCTCTTGGCGGCGATAGCCGCTAGTCGACTTTCCGGTACGATTGTGAGTAGGGGCTGGCGCATTGCGCGCAATGCGCATGTGCGGCTTCGCGGTTTCAGGGCGTCGAGGCTTGGGCCGGAGCGCCGAGGACTTCTCGAACCTTATCCGCGAGCGAGTCGGGGGTATAGGGTTTCTCCAGAAATCCCACCGTCGACCCGAACGATTCCTGAATCTCTGTCCCTCGATCCGAGTACCCGGAGGTCACCACGACCTTGATATTCGGCAGGAGTCGACGGAGCTGGGAGACCAATTCAGCGCCGGACATGCCGGGCATGACCATATCCGTGAGCAGGAGAGAAATACGACCAGGATTGGACTCCGCGATCGCGAGCGCCTCTTGGGCATTTCTCGCGGGGATGACCGTGTATTGTCGTGCGTGCAGAACGGCTTGTGCCAGCCCTCGCACCAGATCGTCATCTTCGACCAACAGAATGGTGCCGGCCCCAGCGGCTGGGGAGAGGTGAGGGAGGGGGGCGACACGTCCATCTATGGCGCCGTGGGCTCGAGGCAAGTAGATCGTGAAGGTCGTCCCCTGTCCGGACGCGGTCTCCACACCGATCGTGCCGCCGGCTTGCCTGACGATGCCATAGGCCGTCGAAAGGCCGAGTCCCGTGCCTTTACCGCGCTCTTTGGTCGTGAAAAACGGTTCGAAAATGTGGCCGAGCGTATCGGGGTCCATGCCGCAGCCCGTGTCGCGGACGGTGAGTGTGACATAGGGGCCCGGCCGAAGGGTGTCCGGCCATAGGGCGTCGGGCGGTGCGACCTGGAATTCCCGCGTCTCCAGCTCAAGGCGGCCTCCGTGGGGCATCGCGTCACGGGCGTTGACTACCAGATTCATCACGACCTGTTCGATTTGTCCGGGATCCGCGTGAATCGGTCCCAGCGTCGAGTTCAGACTCACGGACAGCTCGATATCCTCGCCGATCACCCGCTGCAAGAGGTCGAGAATATCCGTGACACGGTCGTTCAGGTTCAGCAGCTGCGGTTTGGTCACCTGATGCCGGCTGAATGCCAGAAGCTGGCGTGTGAGGCCGGCCGCCTTGTTTCCGGCTTCGCTGATCTGTGTCAATCCGCCGTGGATCCGCGAACTCGGGGGGCTTTCCGACAGGAGCAACTCGCTCCAGCTGTTGATGACGGTCAGCAGATTGTTGAAGTCGTGGGCAATGCCTCCGGCCATCCGTCCAAGCGCTTCCATCTTTTGGCCCTGGCGCATGTGCCGTTCGAGGTCCTTGTCCTGAATGAATTGGCTGATTTTGCTGCCCAGGTCGGTAAGTGTGTGGAGTTGTGTGGCGTCCGGGCGCAGCACTTCGCGGGTCATGAATTCCAGGATCCCGATGATTGCCTTGCCTTTCCGAATCGGAACGGCCATGCCGCCTCGTAGGTCATGAGAGCCGGGGATAGTCGCGAGGGGAGAATCGCGTTCGAGTCGGAGGTCAGACAGCAAGACCGCCTCGCCGCCGGTCAAGGCTCGCCCGGCAAGGCCCCTGTCAGGCCGAAGCGACAAGGTGCGATAGGCTTGGACGAATGCATCGGCGGGCCAATCAGGCTGGTGCCAGAGCATCGTACAGCGCAACGCCGGGTTCTGGGGTAAGGCGGACCAGAAGGCGCCGACCGTCCACCGCTTGGCCTCACCGATGCCACGAAGGATGTTCGGCAGGGCCTCGTCCAACGAGAGCGATTCATCTAACGCCATGCTGACGGCCAATTGCGCCGCTTGGGAGGTTTCCAGCTGTCGGGGTCCGGTGATGTCGCTCATCGCGCCGATCATGCGCCGCGGAAGTGCGCCTGGGTCGCGGATGACGTAGCCGCGGTCGATGACGTCGGCGTAGGTGCCATCGGCGCGGCGAAACCGATATTCCCTCGTCCACAATTGTAGGTCGGAGCGGACCCTGTCCATCAGCTCGCTCACGACCGCGGTTCGGTCCACGGGATGCAGACGCTCTGTCCAGGCCGTCAGCGGTTCTTCCCGGCCTTGGAGGCGGTATCCGAACACGGTTTCATAGGCTTCGTTCCACCAGACCATTCCGGTCTGGATGTCCCAATCCCAAATGGCATCGTTTGTGGCGCGGCAGGCGAGGTGAAATCGTTCTTCGCTTTTCCGGAGCGCTTGCTCGACGTGGTGCCGGCCCATGGCGTATCGGATGGCTCGCCGCAAACTGTCCCCCGTCAAACGGCCTTTCACCAGATAATCTTGGGCTCCCCGCAGGAGGGCCGCTTCGGCCACCGCTTCGTCATCGAGCCCCGTGAGGACGATGACCGGCGCATCTTGCGCGCGCGCTCGTACGTGATCGACGGTGTCCAAGCCATGGCTGTCCGGCAGCGACAAGTCCACCAGCACGGCATCCACGGGACCCTCTGCGAGGCGGGCGAAACCCGTTTCAAGCCGGTCGGCCCATGCGAGCCCGGTGATCTGAGAGGACGGTTCCGTCAACGCTTCACGAATCAACTGCGCATCGTCTTCGTTGTCCTCAATGAGCAGCACGCGCATGGGTCACCTATTCACGGTCGGAATCTTGGATATGGCGCTCCAATAAAGATCGAATTCCCGCACCACGGAAATGAACCGGCTCAACGTGACGGGTTTGCGAATGTAGGAACAGGCACCCTGTTCATACGATCGCAGGATATCCTCGTCGCGTTCGCTGACTGTGAGCATGACAACGGGGATGGCTCTGAGTCGCGGATCGGCCTTGACTTCACGAAGCACTTCCAGCCCGCTCTTTTTTGGCATGTTGATGTCAAGCAGAACCATGCCGGGAAGCGGCGTCCGATGGTAGCGACCCTCTCCGCGCAGGTAGGCCAATGCCTCTTCTCCATCCCGCACGACGGCAATACGTTCGATCAGGTTGCCGTCGGTGAACGCTTCTTGGATCAGCACGATGTCGTCCTCATTGTCTTCGGCGATCAGCATCTCGAACGGTCGTATGGTCATGGTCCTACCTTCGTCAGGTGAGTCTGGGGCAACGCGAATGTGATGTAAAACTCAGAGCCTCCGCCTTCGCGCGGGGCGACCCAGGCGCGTCCACCGTGGCGCTCTGCCACCTGACGGACGATGGCAAGCCCGGCTCCCGTGCCGTCTACCTCACGGCCGACGGCCCGTTGGAACAGTTCGAAGATGCGTTCCCGTTGCTCGGGAGCGACGCCTGGGCCGCGATCCCGGACGACCAACCCCATGGCGTGGGCCTGCTCGCCCCCGTGCTCCCGATACGTGTCAATCTCGATGTCCGGCGGTGCGCCGGGGCGCGCAAATTTGAGGGCATTCGCCACCAGATTGTAAATGCCTTGGATGGCCCACGTTCGGTTGACCCGCAGGCGCGGCAGCGGAGAGCGAACGGTCAGGTGCGCGCCCGTCTCTTTGATGCGTGTGTCCAGCCGGCGGAAGACCTCCTGAACGAGCAGGTCGGCTTCGACCTCTTCGACCGGCGGATCCATGCGTTGCGCGCGCGAGAGATTCAAAATGTCGGTGAGCAGTTGGTCGAGCCGCTGCGTGGCGCGGACGATTCGTATAAGAAAGTCCCGCCCCTTGTCGTCGAGACGGCCCGCGTACCGTTCCTGAAGCAGGAGCGAAAAGCTTTCGATGGCGCGCAGGGGCTCCTTTAAATCATGCGAGGTGACGTGAAGCAGCGTTTCCAAATCCTTGTTCTTCTTTAGAATCAGGACCTCGGCTCGGCGCCGTTCGGTGATATCCCAGTTGGTTTCCAACACCAGACGTCGACCATTCGTTTGCAAGAGACTCCAACGGCTTTCCACCAAAACCTCCTGCCCCTCTTTGGTGCGTTGACGGATTTCCCCAGTCCAGCTTCCGGTCGTTTCCAGTGCGGCATGGATGTCGCTGAGCGAGCAGGGAAGTTGCGTGTGTAACAGAAGATGGCTCGCTTGTCCCAGCGCTTCCGCCTTGGTATAGCCGTACAGTTGTTCACAGCCGCGGTTCCAGTCGACGATGCCGTGGTCCATGTCCCACGCGAAGATCGGTTCGTAAGACAATTCCAGCAGCGTGCGCTGCTGTTCCAACAGCTCGTCCGCGCGTTTTCGCGCCGTGATGTCGCGCGCGATCGTCGAGACTCCCACGACGCGGCCCTTGTCATCGGTGATCGGCGACAACGTCAGGGAGACTTCAAGCGAACGTCCGCCCTTCCGCCGCCGAGTCGTTTCATATTGTTGCAGTCTCCGCCCGGTTTTCACCTGTTCGATGAGCAACAATTCCTCAATGCGAAGCTCCTGAGGAACCAGCGTCAGGATCGAGTGGCCGATCATCTCATCGGCGGGATATCCGAACATCAGCTCGGCGCTTCGGTTCCACGTCGTGACGCGTCCGTCGAGCCCCTTGCTGAAAATGGCGTCGGACGAGGACTCCACGATCGCGCCCAGCCGTGCCTGAAGCTCCTGCGCCTGTTTGGAATCATCGATGTCGGTGCTGGTGCCCAGCCACTTCACCAAGACGCCGCTCTCGTCGCGAATGGGGGTGAGTTGGGTGTGAAACCAGCGATAACGGCCGGTTGCCGCCTTGATACGGCATTCAGTTTCAAAGGGGCTCCTCTCGGCGAGCTGCCGGTGCCATTGTGTGAGGGTGGCCTGCTGATCGTCCGGGTGCAGCCGGCGAAGCCACCCATCTCCCATATGCTCCTCCAAGGGGAGGCCGGTGTAGCGGGCCCATTGGGGACTTACATAATCGCACGACCCGTCCGGAAGACAGGTGCAGATCAACTGCGGGAGGCTTTCCACCAGTTGACGGAAACGTGCCTCGCTCCGCTGGAGATCCGTCGTCGTTCGCTGACTTTGCGCGAGCTCCGCCTCAAGCCGTCGGTTGGCGAGGTGCAGGGCGGCTGTCCGCTCACGTACCTCTTCTTCGAGCCGATGATGGCTCTGTCGAAGGGCTTCATCGGCCTGTTTGCGATCGGTGATGTCGATGACAGTGGAGCGGCTGGCGACATAGTCCCCGTCGGTATTCTTGACGGCCCTTGCGTTGAGCAGGATCGGCAAGCGGGACCCATCCTTTCTGATGAGATCGAATTCCAAGTCATGCACGACCCCCTCTGTCTTGAACCGGGGAAAATTTCGCTGGAAGGCTGCAGCACCGGACGGCGTCAAGAGGTCGATATAGCGCTTCTTCCCGATCAGTTCTTCCCTGGCATATCCCAGCCAATCCAGTTCCGTCTGATTCATGGCGATGATGACGCCGTCGCGGTCGAGGGAATGGTACCCACAGGGGGCCTGTTCGTAGAGATCGCGGATCTCATCGGAACGCTTTCTGGACAGGGCCTCTCGTTGGCGGATCGCGTCATGTTCGGTCGCCATGACGGCGGCCTTGACCAAGTCCTTGGTCATGCGTTGATGCCTGACAAGCAGGTAAGCGATGATGGCCAACATGCCGATGCCGGCGGAACGGTTGAGGAGCGAGACCCAGGTCGGCACATCCTGCGCATTCGGCGAGAGGTGATACCCGAGAAAGGTGAGGAGGCTGCACAGCAGGGCCATGAAGGGGGGCGCCCAATGGGACGGGAGGCGGTAGGTCAGGATCAGAGGAATCGCATAGAGCGCAGAGACGGGAATGCCCCGTTGCGTAAAGGTATCCAATAGAAAAATAACGGCAATCAGCCCGATCAGCAGGCCGGCGAGGGCAGGGACGTTCGGGCCCTGATGCGCAGGAGAGGTTGTTTCGTCTTGGGAGGTCGGGCTAGCGGACGCGACCATCGCTCTCCCGCACAAGTGTGAGGAACACAGAGTGAAACGCGCTGATACGAACAGCGGTCATCACGGTGTGGACCATTATGCCTGGGATGGCAACGGAAGCGCAGAGCCGTTAGGACCTAGCGATGTACCTAGCAGGCTGTTGACAAACTCGCGGTTTGAAACCGTTGTATTGGCACGGCTGTAGTCACTCAGGTCTCTGAGTGGCGATTGGTCTGTCTGTTCTGGAGTGCGAGCCGTCCATTTTCTGTTCTCTCCGCCACATGTACGCCAACGACCTGCCCAGCGGCGTGAAATGTTTCGATGCTGATGTTGCCGCCTGCCTCACGTAGTTGCGTCTGCCCGTGGCGCACCGGCGAGCGACCCTATCTGATCCCTGTCGAAGCCTCGCTCACTGTATCCCAGTCGATACGACAGCTGTATCACAACGGATAATGCCTCCATTTTCTCGGGCCTCCGTATTCTGCCTCAGTGAATGAGGAATTTCATTCATGTCTGATCACCTGCCAATTCACATCAATAGGTTATGGTACATACACCATTTCATGCTGAGGCCGTTCACGATTCGGCCTGGGAATTGCTTGCGCCATTATTTGTCGGCCTATCAATGCTTGCTCGCCCGCTATCAGGCGGTGGGCAGTCACAGACGCAGTACAGAGCCCTTTCGTCGGTGTCAGTAACGAGGGAGATCGTCCGCTCGGACGATCTCCCTGTAGCGATAGGCGCATAAGCCGGACCATGGAGGATCAGGTGGGCAGACGCTGCTGCCGCGCCACGATCTTGTCCCTCATGCTTGTCATGGAGATGGGATGTGTGTGGCACGGTGAATCTGCGGACCACCTGTGGGGGCCGACGCTGTTCCGTATCGCCACCCCACCTGACAGTCAAGCCTTCCTGGCAGAGCAGGCCTGGCTGCCGTTGCTGGTCGAGGGCGGTAATCGCTGGGGGATCACCATCGGCTACTTCAGCAACCTGCTGAGCGTCCCCCTGGCCTTCCGACAGACAGATGGAGCTGCGAGTCAAAACCACCCTCTCGCCTGGTCATCCTTCGCTGCGATCCCCATCGGCTCCTGGCGGATCAGTCCGTTTCATGCATCGATCCAACGAGCGCATGAGGCCGAATTTGTGGCGAAACGAGTGGTGGGCCTTCAACTCTCAACCGCGCTCGACAGGGAAGGATCGAACATTACATTCGGCACCTCATGCACGAGCCGGTTCTGGCCACACCCTGATGCGCTCTATCTCCTGGAGTTTTCAAGCAACAGGCCGCTTACGACTCGCTTTCTGGTCTGCGATGCCAAGCCGGATGAATCCCTTGAGCCCTGCCTACAGGAGGTGATCCGATGACATCGTTACCGCTCCTCCGAGGTTTGCGTTTGCTTTGCGTGGTTGCCGCAGCCTGTTCCTCTGTCGGTTGTAAGGATTACCTCGT
It contains:
- a CDS encoding PAS domain S-box protein, producing MVASASPTSQDETTSPAHQGPNVPALAGLLIGLIAVIFLLDTFTQRGIPVSALYAIPLILTYRLPSHWAPPFMALLCSLLTFLGYHLSPNAQDVPTWVSLLNRSAGIGMLAIIAYLLVRHQRMTKDLVKAAVMATEHDAIRQREALSRKRSDEIRDLYEQAPCGYHSLDRDGVIIAMNQTELDWLGYAREELIGKKRYIDLLTPSGAAAFQRNFPRFKTEGVVHDLEFDLIRKDGSRLPILLNARAVKNTDGDYVASRSTVIDITDRKQADEALRQSHHRLEEEVRERTAALHLANRRLEAELAQSQRTTTDLQRSEARFRQLVESLPQLICTCLPDGSCDYVSPQWARYTGLPLEEHMGDGWLRRLHPDDQQATLTQWHRQLAERSPFETECRIKAATGRYRWFHTQLTPIRDESGVLVKWLGTSTDIDDSKQAQELQARLGAIVESSSDAIFSKGLDGRVTTWNRSAELMFGYPADEMIGHSILTLVPQELRIEELLLIEQVKTGRRLQQYETTRRRKGGRSLEVSLTLSPITDDKGRVVGVSTIARDITARKRADELLEQQRTLLELSYEPIFAWDMDHGIVDWNRGCEQLYGYTKAEALGQASHLLLHTQLPCSLSDIHAALETTGSWTGEIRQRTKEGQEVLVESRWSLLQTNGRRLVLETNWDITERRRAEVLILKKNKDLETLLHVTSHDLKEPLRAIESFSLLLQERYAGRLDDKGRDFLIRIVRATQRLDQLLTDILNLSRAQRMDPPVEEVEADLLVQEVFRRLDTRIKETGAHLTVRSPLPRLRVNRTWAIQGIYNLVANALKFARPGAPPDIEIDTYREHGGEQAHAMGLVVRDRGPGVAPEQRERIFELFQRAVGREVDGTGAGLAIVRQVAERHGGRAWVAPREGGGSEFYITFALPQTHLTKVGP
- a CDS encoding response regulator — encoded protein: MRVLLIEDNEDDAQLIREALTEPSSQITGLAWADRLETGFARLAEGPVDAVLVDLSLPDSHGLDTVDHVRARAQDAPVIVLTGLDDEAVAEAALLRGAQDYLVKGRLTGDSLRRAIRYAMGRHHVEQALRKSEERFHLACRATNDAIWDWDIQTGMVWWNEAYETVFGYRLQGREEPLTAWTERLHPVDRTAVVSELMDRVRSDLQLWTREYRFRRADGTYADVIDRGYVIRDPGALPRRMIGAMSDITGPRQLETSQAAQLAVSMALDESLSLDEALPNILRGIGEAKRWTVGAFWSALPQNPALRCTMLWHQPDWPADAFVQAYRTLSLRPDRGLAGRALTGGEAVLLSDLRLERDSPLATIPGSHDLRGGMAVPIRKGKAIIGILEFMTREVLRPDATQLHTLTDLGSKISQFIQDKDLERHMRQGQKMEALGRMAGGIAHDFNNLLTVINSWSELLLSESPPSSRIHGGLTQISEAGNKAAGLTRQLLAFSRHQVTKPQLLNLNDRVTDILDLLQRVIGEDIELSVSLNSTLGPIHADPGQIEQVVMNLVVNARDAMPHGGRLELETREFQVAPPDALWPDTLRPGPYVTLTVRDTGCGMDPDTLGHIFEPFFTTKERGKGTGLGLSTAYGIVRQAGGTIGVETASGQGTTFTIYLPRAHGAIDGRVAPLPHLSPAAGAGTILLVEDDDLVRGLAQAVLHARQYTVIPARNAQEALAIAESNPGRISLLLTDMVMPGMSGAELVSQLRRLLPNIKVVVTSGYSDRGTEIQESFGSTVGFLEKPYTPDSLADKVREVLGAPAQASTP
- a CDS encoding response regulator is translated as MTIRPFEMLIAEDNEDDIVLIQEAFTDGNLIERIAVVRDGEEALAYLRGEGRYHRTPLPGMVLLDINMPKKSGLEVLREVKADPRLRAIPVVMLTVSERDEDILRSYEQGACSYIRKPVTLSRFISVVREFDLYWSAISKIPTVNR